One window of Marinomonas primoryensis genomic DNA carries:
- a CDS encoding DUF2750 domain-containing protein, which produces MSNTLAIDDSFYRLTSSERYDQVLQLIKKSQSIWALADAEGCLIIDLGTDKVLPIWPTEALASGWGEKDHEGFKGLEISATDWSKKWLPGMQNDKFSVGVAPNLAGECIVSSAEEHAADLQK; this is translated from the coding sequence ATGTCAAATACACTCGCCATTGATGATAGCTTTTACCGTCTAACAAGCAGCGAACGCTACGATCAGGTTCTACAACTGATCAAAAAGTCGCAATCCATCTGGGCGCTTGCCGATGCAGAGGGATGCTTAATCATCGATCTTGGTACCGATAAAGTATTACCAATTTGGCCAACAGAAGCGCTCGCATCTGGTTGGGGTGAAAAAGATCACGAAGGATTCAAAGGTCTAGAAATAAGCGCGACTGACTGGTCAAAAAAATGGCTGCCAGGCATGCAAAACGACAAATTCTCTGTGGGTGTTGCTCCAAACCTTGCCGGTGAATGCATCGTTTCTTCTGCTGAAGAACATGCGGCCGACCTACAAAAATAG
- a CDS encoding DUF2946 domain-containing protein yields the protein MHFQLKRPNTPSKRTQFTVCVCLLAVFLIYFAPLYSQVAKTLSPKPTIIKNMAMKVMMTENMSTAGHDHSQMMSQKASNSSAHDGHHGHHAEGESTNVLEACGYCSLLFHLNWIDAKTFELIPLTQSHYPTIVTMTISHTYSVPFTSIQPRAPPAITT from the coding sequence ATGCATTTCCAATTAAAACGGCCTAACACGCCAAGCAAACGCACACAATTTACTGTGTGCGTTTGCTTGCTTGCCGTTTTTCTTATTTATTTCGCCCCTCTCTACTCGCAAGTAGCCAAGACCCTCTCGCCCAAGCCAACGATCATAAAAAACATGGCTATGAAAGTCATGATGACGGAGAACATGTCGACGGCGGGACACGACCACTCTCAAATGATGTCTCAAAAAGCAAGCAACAGCTCAGCTCATGACGGCCATCATGGACACCACGCAGAGGGAGAAAGCACCAACGTCTTAGAAGCCTGTGGCTATTGCTCACTTCTCTTTCATTTGAACTGGATCGATGCCAAAACCTTCGAACTGATTCCGCTCACACAAAGTCACTATCCCACGATAGTCACGATGACCATTTCGCACACATACTCTGTGCCTTTCACTTCGATCCAGCCCAGAGCGCCGCCCGCCATAACAACCTAA
- a CDS encoding PepSY-associated TM helix domain-containing protein — translation MPFSDTRIFIMPTSTQNKASEPSNAMLLLITRLHFYIGFFIGPFIFIAALTGTLYVLSPQLEDAIYKEALTTQSVGESKTLAEQITAARSHLSSDLTLFAVRPAPEQGDTTRVMFLDPTANLTGARALFIDPVTLDLKGNLPVYGTSGVLPLRTTIDFLHRQLLLGEVGRYYSELAASWLWISALGGLFLWYKGGKKNQLEFASKTVHLRKRRRHYQLGLCIFIGLIFVSVTGLTWSKWAGGNIGALRENIGWVTPSVSLDLAASNVVVTSDEHADHIHHRDAEPNVDTPDIRTNPDLLFDGVLTAARNAGIDANKLEIKPAKGEGKAWFVREIDRSWPTQVDSVAVDAATMTVTSRADFANFPLVAKLIRWGIDAHMGILFGAINQIILTVFGLSLCLMIIWGYKMWWIRRPSAGSTSKPLLQAWAKLSAIQKTLTLLVTLFLGVSLPVMGVSLLAFLLIDIWRWKRQ, via the coding sequence ATGCCCTTTTCTGATACGAGAATATTTATCATGCCGACAAGCACACAAAATAAGGCCTCAGAGCCTTCAAATGCCATGCTATTACTGATTACGCGACTGCATTTTTATATCGGTTTTTTTATCGGGCCGTTTATTTTTATTGCCGCTTTAACAGGAACACTTTATGTCCTTTCTCCTCAACTTGAGGATGCCATCTATAAAGAAGCACTGACAACACAAAGCGTTGGAGAGAGTAAAACACTTGCGGAGCAAATTACCGCTGCAAGATCGCATCTTAGCAGCGACTTAACCTTATTTGCGGTTCGCCCTGCTCCAGAACAAGGTGACACGACACGAGTTATGTTTCTAGACCCTACCGCCAACCTAACTGGCGCAAGAGCATTGTTTATTGACCCTGTCACATTGGATTTAAAAGGTAATCTACCTGTATACGGAACCAGCGGCGTATTACCACTGAGAACCACCATAGATTTCCTTCATCGCCAACTACTTCTAGGGGAAGTAGGTCGCTATTACAGCGAATTGGCGGCGTCTTGGCTTTGGATCTCGGCATTGGGTGGGTTATTTCTGTGGTACAAGGGCGGGAAAAAAAATCAGCTTGAATTTGCATCGAAAACAGTACATTTGCGCAAACGCAGACGCCACTATCAATTAGGCCTGTGTATCTTCATTGGTTTAATATTTGTCTCAGTCACTGGCCTCACCTGGTCAAAATGGGCTGGCGGTAACATTGGCGCATTACGCGAAAATATTGGCTGGGTTACCCCTTCTGTCTCTTTAGATTTAGCCGCAAGCAATGTAGTTGTCACATCAGATGAGCACGCTGATCACATTCATCATCGCGATGCAGAGCCAAATGTCGACACTCCTGACATTCGTACAAATCCAGATTTATTATTTGATGGTGTGTTAACAGCGGCGCGTAATGCTGGCATCGATGCCAACAAGCTTGAAATAAAACCCGCTAAAGGCGAAGGCAAAGCCTGGTTCGTACGTGAAATAGACCGCTCTTGGCCGACTCAAGTAGACAGTGTTGCTGTTGATGCAGCCACCATGACCGTCACGAGCCGCGCTGACTTTGCGAATTTCCCGCTGGTCGCTAAATTAATTCGTTGGGGAATTGATGCTCACATGGGCATTTTGTTTGGCGCCATCAACCAAATCATACTGACGGTATTCGGCTTGTCTTTGTGCTTAATGATTATATGGGGCTATAAAATGTGGTGGATTCGTCGCCCATCGGCAGGATCAACGTCTAAGCCTTTGCTTCAAGCATGGGCGAAGCTTTCGGCCATTCAAAAAACACTGACCCTTCTCGTCACACTATTTTTGGGCGTCAGCTTACCGGTTATGGGCGTCAGCCTACTGGCTTTCCTGTTAATTGATATTTGGCGCTGGAAACGTCAATAA
- a CDS encoding class I SAM-dependent methyltransferase: MDSQALATLSEQVLLKLISSPQDTQRLFHGRGRCFPGLEHITVDWLEGQVLVSLFKEPTSDSLDKLNNELINWTNKKEWSASKVQSLLLQHRSRERSPTECLWGNYQEHQVVNEEGLLFQLDLGENQNSGLFLDMRYGRRWVRENSQDKRVLNLFAYTCGFSIAAIAGGADFVVNLDMAKAVLSRGRENHRLNKHDLNNVKFFAHDIFKSWGKIKKYGEYDLIIIDPPTFQRGSFALTKDYQKILRRLPELLTENGQVLACVNDPTIPAQFLIDGMREEAPSLEYQYRLDNPPEFLDIDIESGLKALIFQKKKS, encoded by the coding sequence ATGGACTCACAAGCACTCGCTACCCTTTCAGAACAGGTGTTACTCAAACTTATATCGTCACCACAAGACACCCAACGACTTTTTCATGGACGAGGCAGGTGCTTTCCAGGACTTGAACACATCACGGTAGATTGGCTTGAAGGTCAAGTATTGGTTTCCCTTTTCAAGGAGCCGACGTCGGATTCATTAGATAAATTAAATAATGAACTTATCAATTGGACGAATAAAAAAGAATGGTCAGCCAGCAAAGTGCAATCACTCCTGCTTCAGCATCGAAGTCGAGAGAGAAGTCCTACAGAATGCTTATGGGGCAATTATCAAGAACACCAAGTCGTTAACGAAGAAGGGTTACTTTTTCAACTCGATTTAGGAGAGAACCAAAATTCCGGTCTTTTTTTAGACATGCGATACGGGCGGCGCTGGGTAAGAGAGAACAGCCAAGACAAACGAGTCCTCAATTTATTCGCATATACTTGCGGCTTTTCTATTGCCGCTATCGCTGGCGGCGCCGATTTCGTTGTTAATTTAGACATGGCAAAAGCCGTTCTTAGTCGAGGAAGAGAAAACCACCGACTCAATAAGCACGATTTAAATAACGTTAAATTTTTTGCTCATGATATTTTCAAGTCATGGGGGAAAATTAAAAAATACGGCGAATATGATTTAATTATCATCGACCCACCCACCTTTCAGCGCGGCAGTTTTGCGCTAACAAAAGACTATCAGAAAATATTACGCCGATTACCAGAGCTGCTCACAGAAAATGGTCAAGTGCTTGCCTGTGTAAACGACCCGACCATTCCTGCGCAGTTTCTCATTGATGGCATGCGTGAAGAAGCCCCCAGCTTGGAATACCAGTATCGACTTGATAATCCGCCAGAGTTTCTCGACATTGATATCGAAAGCGGCTTAAAAGCACTTATTTTCCAAAAGAAAAAATCATAA
- a CDS encoding DMT family transporter: MKDQSSLDTKVMVKGYALALIAIMVWTGFILISRAGALASLSLPDMMIVRFGTAFVLFFPFIWIHRKVIFQWRMIAVGAIGGLAYSLSVFNGFQYAPATHAALLLPGLMPIMIAVLAYFLAGERHSRFAWMGIGISSLGILALLLETLLSGVSYWLGDISFVAACLFWGIFTVLLRRWKFAPWHATLGVITVTTLLYTPYYFTQMSNAFQGVSYSMIGLQAFYQAIMAIAVQFVCYGKAVHILGATKMGALMAIVPLLASMFAVPLFGEQITVGLIIALVCISVGTIVGNVLPIKRPLLKI, from the coding sequence ATGAAAGACCAGTCATCATTGGACACTAAGGTTATGGTGAAAGGCTACGCCTTGGCTTTAATTGCGATCATGGTGTGGACGGGTTTTATTCTGATCTCACGGGCCGGCGCATTAGCTTCACTGTCTTTACCAGACATGATGATAGTGCGATTTGGCACGGCGTTTGTGCTATTTTTTCCCTTTATTTGGATTCACCGAAAAGTGATTTTTCAATGGCGAATGATAGCGGTCGGTGCTATCGGTGGGTTGGCTTATTCGCTCTCAGTGTTTAATGGTTTTCAATACGCCCCTGCAACCCATGCGGCTTTATTATTGCCAGGGTTGATGCCAATTATGATTGCTGTACTAGCTTATTTTCTGGCTGGAGAACGGCACTCTCGGTTTGCTTGGATGGGAATAGGAATCAGCAGTTTAGGGATTTTAGCTTTGCTGTTAGAAACCTTGTTGTCAGGTGTTTCTTATTGGCTGGGTGATATCAGCTTTGTCGCTGCATGTTTATTTTGGGGTATATTTACCGTCCTGTTAAGGCGCTGGAAATTTGCTCCGTGGCACGCTACGTTGGGTGTTATTACAGTGACTACTTTGCTCTATACGCCTTATTACTTCACTCAGATGTCTAATGCGTTTCAGGGCGTTTCCTACAGCATGATTGGGCTACAGGCCTTTTATCAAGCGATTATGGCGATCGCGGTGCAGTTTGTTTGCTACGGTAAGGCTGTACATATCTTAGGTGCTACTAAAATGGGCGCGCTGATGGCTATAGTGCCGTTACTTGCGAGTATGTTCGCAGTTCCATTATTTGGAGAGCAAATTACTGTTGGGCTTATTATCGCTCTGGTTTGTATTTCGGTCGGTACAATAGTGGGGAATGTATTGCCTATTAAGCGACCTCTACTGAAAATTTGA
- the groL gene encoding chaperonin GroEL (60 kDa chaperone family; promotes refolding of misfolded polypeptides especially under stressful conditions; forms two stacked rings of heptamers to form a barrel-shaped 14mer; ends can be capped by GroES; misfolded proteins enter the barrel where they are refolded when GroES binds) has translation MSAKEVKFGDSARQQMLRGVNVLADAVKVTLGPKGRNVIIEKSFGAPLVTKDGVTVAKEIELENRFENMGAQMVKEVASQANDVAGDGTTTATVLAQAIVTEGLKAVAAGRNPMDLKRGIDKAAAAVVKEIAALSTPCKDTRAVEQVGTISANSDSSVGKIIAEAMERVGKEGVITVEEGSGFEDELAVVEGMQFDRGYLSPYFINNQETMSAELENPFILLVDKKISNIRDLLPILEGVAKASRPLLIIAEDVEGEALATLVVNSMRGIVKVAAAKAPGFGDRRKAMLQDIAVISGATVISEEVGLSLDTATLELLGTAKRVTLTKESTTIVDGAGVAANITGRVDQIRAEIANSSSDYDKEKLQERVAKLAGGVAVIKIGAATELAMKEKKTRVDDALHATRAAVEEGVVAGGGVALVRALTKVVDLKGDNEDQNVGIALALRAMEAPMRQIVTNAGAEASVVVDKVKQGEGNYGYNAATGEYGDMLEMGILDPAKVTRSALQAAASVAGLMITTEAMIADMPKEDAGMPDMGGMGGMGGMGGMM, from the coding sequence ATGTCAGCTAAAGAAGTTAAATTCGGAGACAGTGCACGTCAGCAAATGCTGAGAGGTGTGAACGTTCTTGCAGATGCAGTGAAAGTTACCTTGGGGCCTAAAGGTCGTAACGTAATTATTGAAAAATCTTTCGGTGCGCCACTGGTTACTAAAGACGGTGTGACGGTTGCGAAAGAAATTGAACTTGAGAATCGGTTCGAAAACATGGGCGCACAAATGGTGAAAGAAGTTGCTTCTCAAGCCAATGATGTTGCTGGTGACGGTACAACAACAGCGACAGTTCTTGCTCAAGCAATTGTTACTGAAGGTCTTAAAGCGGTTGCAGCTGGACGTAACCCAATGGACCTTAAGCGCGGCATAGACAAAGCGGCTGCAGCAGTAGTAAAAGAAATTGCTGCGCTTTCTACGCCTTGTAAAGATACTCGCGCCGTAGAGCAAGTTGGTACTATCTCTGCTAACTCTGATTCTTCTGTTGGTAAAATCATTGCGGAAGCAATGGAGCGCGTTGGAAAAGAAGGCGTTATCACGGTAGAAGAAGGCTCTGGCTTTGAAGATGAGCTTGCTGTGGTAGAAGGGATGCAGTTTGATCGCGGCTACCTATCTCCTTACTTCATCAACAACCAAGAAACGATGAGTGCGGAACTAGAAAATCCATTCATTCTTCTTGTTGATAAGAAAATTTCAAATATCCGTGACTTGCTACCAATTTTGGAAGGTGTCGCTAAAGCGTCTCGTCCTTTATTGATCATTGCAGAAGACGTTGAAGGCGAAGCGTTAGCAACTTTGGTTGTTAACAGCATGCGCGGTATTGTTAAAGTCGCTGCTGCTAAAGCGCCTGGTTTTGGTGATCGTCGTAAAGCAATGCTTCAAGATATTGCCGTTATTTCTGGTGCTACCGTTATTTCTGAAGAAGTTGGTTTGAGCCTTGATACAGCAACTCTAGAACTACTTGGTACTGCTAAACGCGTTACGCTAACGAAAGAAAGCACGACGATCGTTGATGGTGCCGGTGTTGCTGCAAATATCACTGGCCGTGTTGATCAAATTCGTGCCGAAATTGCTAACTCTTCTTCTGATTACGATAAAGAGAAGCTTCAAGAGCGTGTAGCTAAATTAGCTGGCGGTGTTGCCGTTATCAAAATTGGCGCAGCAACTGAATTGGCAATGAAAGAGAAAAAGACACGTGTAGACGACGCTCTTCATGCAACTCGCGCAGCGGTTGAAGAAGGTGTGGTTGCTGGTGGTGGTGTTGCACTGGTTCGTGCGTTGACTAAAGTTGTTGACCTTAAAGGTGATAACGAAGATCAAAATGTCGGTATCGCTCTAGCTCTACGTGCGATGGAAGCGCCAATGCGTCAAATCGTAACAAATGCTGGTGCAGAAGCTTCTGTAGTAGTAGATAAAGTAAAACAGGGCGAAGGTAACTACGGTTACAATGCGGCAACTGGTGAATACGGCGATATGTTGGAAATGGGTATTCTAGATCCAGCTAAAGTAACGCGTTCTGCACTTCAAGCGGCTGCTTCTGTTGCTGGTCTGATGATCACAACTGAAGCCATGATCGCTGATATGCCAAAAGAAGATGCTGGCATGCCTGATATGGGTGGCATGGGCGGAATGGGTGGCATGGGCGGAATGATGTAA
- a CDS encoding co-chaperone GroES, whose protein sequence is MNIRPLHDRVVVRRKEEETTTASGIVLPGSATEKPTQGEVLAVGTGRIQSNGDVQALAVSVGDTVLFGQYSGQTVKINGEELLIMKEDEIYGVVEA, encoded by the coding sequence ATGAATATTCGCCCTTTGCACGATCGTGTTGTTGTTCGCCGTAAAGAAGAAGAGACAACAACCGCATCTGGTATCGTTCTTCCTGGTTCTGCAACAGAAAAGCCTACGCAAGGTGAAGTTTTGGCTGTGGGTACGGGTCGTATTCAATCTAATGGTGACGTTCAAGCGTTAGCTGTTAGTGTTGGTGACACTGTGTTGTTTGGTCAGTATTCAGGTCAGACAGTGAAAATCAATGGTGAAGAACTACTTATTATGAAAGAAGACGAAATTTACGGTGTTGTTGAAGCCTAA
- a CDS encoding FxsA family protein: protein MRFALLLFILVPIIEMTVLIQVGSKIGALATVGLVFLTAIVGVTLIRKQGLETSLKAQEKMRRGELPASEVAEGLMLIFAGLCLLIPGFVTDAIGALLLVPPLRKLFAAGLVLKFISSMMARGNQWRGGQGYASRQEGEIIEGEYANEDNDLIDKK, encoded by the coding sequence ATGAGATTTGCTCTTTTACTTTTTATTCTAGTGCCCATTATTGAAATGACGGTCTTGATCCAAGTCGGTAGTAAGATTGGAGCATTGGCAACCGTTGGTTTGGTATTTCTTACCGCTATTGTAGGTGTCACGCTCATTCGTAAGCAAGGGTTAGAAACCTCTTTAAAAGCGCAAGAGAAAATGCGTCGTGGTGAGTTGCCTGCCTCGGAAGTTGCTGAAGGCTTGATGTTAATTTTTGCAGGTTTGTGTCTACTGATCCCAGGGTTCGTGACGGACGCTATTGGCGCATTATTACTGGTTCCGCCACTTAGAAAGCTGTTCGCTGCCGGTTTGGTTCTTAAGTTCATTAGTTCAATGATGGCTCGTGGTAATCAATGGCGTGGTGGGCAAGGTTATGCATCACGACAAGAAGGGGAGATCATTGAAGGTGAATACGCAAATGAAGATAATGATTTAATAGATAAAAAATAA
- a CDS encoding MGMT family protein codes for MTNQAMDHFKSQVLVILNEVPSGECIAYGELAKQAGFPSYARQVGRLIKNLPKDTKLPWHRVVNSQRKISFAENTDAYIRQRARLEQEGWIIVGTRLTINEHP; via the coding sequence GTGACTAATCAAGCGATGGACCATTTTAAATCTCAAGTACTCGTCATTTTAAACGAAGTGCCGTCAGGAGAATGCATAGCTTATGGAGAGCTGGCCAAGCAAGCAGGTTTTCCTAGCTATGCACGGCAAGTGGGTCGTTTAATAAAAAACCTTCCCAAAGACACTAAATTACCTTGGCACAGAGTAGTAAACTCGCAACGCAAAATCAGTTTCGCAGAAAATACAGACGCCTATATTAGGCAAAGGGCAAGGCTTGAACAAGAAGGTTGGATTATCGTTGGTACAAGGCTGACCATAAATGAACATCCATAA
- a CDS encoding YajQ family cyclic di-GMP-binding protein has protein sequence MPSFDVVSELDWHEVSNAVDQANREIVTRYDFKGVKASYEIKDKTSVVMEAEAEPQLRQMSDILNQKLVGRNIDLKSLEKEDVVKGNLRASQAVRMKEGLETDEAKKIVKLIKESKIKVQAQIQGDQLRVTGKKRDELQQVMALLRSADLAQPVQFTNFRD, from the coding sequence ATGCCATCATTTGACGTAGTATCTGAGCTAGATTGGCACGAAGTCAGTAATGCCGTGGACCAAGCTAACCGAGAAATTGTCACTCGTTATGATTTTAAGGGTGTAAAAGCAAGTTATGAAATTAAAGATAAAACTAGTGTTGTGATGGAGGCTGAGGCGGAACCTCAACTTCGTCAGATGTCTGATATTTTAAATCAAAAATTGGTTGGCCGTAATATTGATTTAAAAAGTTTAGAAAAAGAAGACGTAGTAAAAGGCAATCTGCGTGCATCGCAAGCGGTTAGAATGAAAGAAGGGCTTGAAACGGATGAAGCGAAAAAAATCGTAAAGCTGATTAAAGAAAGTAAAATCAAAGTGCAGGCGCAAATTCAAGGTGATCAACTTCGCGTTACTGGTAAAAAACGTGATGAATTACAGCAAGTCATGGCGTTGTTACGTAGTGCTGACTTAGCTCAACCGGTTCAATTTACTAACTTTAGAGATTAA
- a CDS encoding ketopantoate reductase family protein, translating to MKNTPWLVIGAGAIGLFWACKLEKLGNKVHLVYRSESPGKKITLESLTNEDGQQKITATKHKIKSFAADELSEQYDNVLLCTKSFDLKDAFLKVAEHITDDANIACLCNGIGAQEELQSVLSDNQTLWAGITSEGVLKIEAHHIKHTGLGDTYFGEWRPSTPAKTFPIDSLTVTNIRQRMIEKLAVNAVINPITAIFNIHNGDILNDEFKPLVSATLSELANIFSHPKFSYAEQSQHLTCENLKNRVNTIAQLTRLNRSSMHEDIRLQRQTENSFISGFLLNNSPIDLPIQQLLFNGIAFPEQREETQKKLLSIT from the coding sequence ATGAAGAACACGCCTTGGTTAGTCATCGGCGCTGGCGCTATCGGTCTATTTTGGGCCTGTAAGCTAGAAAAACTCGGCAATAAGGTCCATCTAGTGTATCGGTCAGAGAGTCCTGGTAAAAAAATAACGCTGGAATCACTAACCAATGAAGACGGCCAGCAAAAAATCACAGCGACAAAACACAAAATCAAAAGCTTTGCCGCCGACGAGCTAAGCGAGCAATACGACAACGTACTGCTCTGCACAAAATCATTTGACTTAAAAGATGCGTTTCTAAAAGTCGCTGAACACATTACAGACGATGCGAATATTGCCTGTCTGTGTAACGGCATAGGCGCTCAAGAAGAATTGCAAAGCGTGCTATCGGATAACCAAACGCTATGGGCAGGAATAACCAGTGAAGGGGTTTTGAAAATAGAAGCCCATCACATTAAACATACCGGTTTAGGTGACACTTACTTTGGCGAATGGCGACCATCAACACCAGCCAAAACGTTTCCAATTGACAGCTTAACCGTCACTAATATTCGCCAAAGGATGATTGAAAAACTGGCCGTCAATGCAGTCATTAACCCTATTACCGCGATCTTCAACATACACAACGGCGACATTCTAAACGATGAGTTCAAGCCCTTGGTTAGCGCAACATTGTCTGAATTAGCAAATATATTTTCCCATCCAAAATTCAGCTACGCCGAACAAAGCCAACACTTAACCTGTGAAAATCTTAAAAACAGGGTGAATACCATCGCTCAGCTGACACGTTTAAATCGATCCTCAATGCACGAAGACATCAGATTACAACGACAAACTGAAAACAGTTTCATTTCTGGCTTTCTTCTGAATAACAGCCCAATAGACCTACCAATTCAACAACTACTGTTTAATGGCATCGCCTTTCCAGAGCAACGTGAAGAGACACAAAAAAAGCTGCTAAGTATTACTTAG
- a CDS encoding CvfB family protein, giving the protein MATQIGRLNTLRVVKEKDFGVYLDADQLGEILLPKRYVPKGLLVDQDVEVFVYLDSDDKLIATTDLPKAQVGEFAALTAIAVNQVGAFFDWGLPKDLLVPFSQQKNRVEEGETHLLFIYLDNITNRIVATTRVDALLNREEAPYKVGDKVSIIIGDKTNIGFKCVIDNRFWGVLFFEDAFRQLRKGEKTTGFIKQMREDGKIDLSLQEVGYKKVRNILDDILDYLDAQGGESPLTDKASPEAIYAVFKVSKATYKKAIGALYKEKKIQLTKEKITKL; this is encoded by the coding sequence ATGGCTACTCAAATTGGACGCTTAAATACATTAAGAGTCGTAAAAGAAAAAGATTTTGGTGTGTATTTAGACGCCGATCAACTAGGTGAAATTTTGCTGCCTAAACGATATGTACCGAAAGGTCTGTTGGTCGACCAAGACGTAGAAGTGTTTGTTTATTTAGACTCGGACGATAAATTAATTGCGACAACGGATTTACCAAAGGCTCAAGTTGGTGAGTTTGCTGCACTAACTGCAATCGCGGTCAATCAGGTGGGTGCTTTTTTTGATTGGGGTTTACCAAAAGATTTGTTGGTGCCTTTTAGTCAGCAAAAAAATCGAGTAGAAGAGGGCGAAACACATTTGCTTTTTATCTACCTGGATAACATCACTAACCGTATTGTGGCAACAACAAGAGTGGATGCACTGCTCAATCGCGAAGAAGCACCATACAAAGTAGGCGATAAAGTTTCTATTATCATTGGTGATAAAACCAATATTGGTTTTAAGTGCGTTATTGATAATCGTTTTTGGGGTGTTTTGTTTTTTGAAGATGCTTTTAGGCAGCTCCGCAAAGGTGAAAAAACCACTGGTTTTATTAAACAGATGCGTGAAGATGGCAAGATTGACTTGAGTCTTCAAGAAGTGGGTTATAAGAAAGTTCGCAATATTTTAGATGATATTTTGGATTACTTGGATGCACAGGGTGGAGAGTCTCCATTAACAGATAAAGCGTCTCCCGAAGCTATTTATGCTGTTTTTAAAGTCAGTAAAGCGACCTATAAAAAAGCAATTGGTGCACTGTATAAAGAGAAAAAAATTCAACTTACAAAAGAAAAAATCACCAAACTGTAA
- a CDS encoding DUF1415 domain-containing protein, which produces MLLSDELVTTQTMKWVKDFIVALNVCPFAKREVERESVRCMVLRSKKIDVALEELMSEVQWLDEHPETETTLLIFSTLFHDFHRYLDFVEAAEDLMFDQGCEGVYQLATFHPNYCFSGTEPDDVSNYTNRSPYPMLHLLREASMDKAIEFYGDTSQIPNQNIEKMEVLGKSKLDDMFAVCMAVDKD; this is translated from the coding sequence ATGCTGCTATCGGATGAGTTAGTTACCACTCAAACAATGAAGTGGGTAAAAGATTTTATTGTGGCGTTAAATGTTTGTCCGTTTGCTAAGCGCGAAGTGGAGAGAGAAAGCGTTCGCTGTATGGTTTTGCGATCTAAGAAAATAGATGTGGCATTGGAAGAACTAATGTCGGAGGTTCAGTGGTTGGATGAACATCCTGAAACAGAAACGACACTGCTTATTTTTTCAACGCTGTTTCATGACTTTCATCGTTATTTAGACTTTGTTGAAGCGGCTGAAGATTTAATGTTCGATCAAGGCTGCGAAGGTGTTTATCAGTTGGCGACATTTCATCCTAATTATTGCTTTTCAGGAACAGAGCCAGACGATGTTTCGAATTACACCAATCGTTCGCCATATCCTATGCTGCACTTATTAAGAGAGGCCAGTATGGATAAAGCGATTGAGTTTTATGGTGATACGTCCCAGATCCCGAATCAAAATATTGAAAAAATGGAAGTGCTTGGGAAGTCCAAGTTAGACGATATGTTTGCTGTTTGTATGGCAGTCGATAAAGACTAA